Below is a genomic region from Leifsonia sp. Root112D2.
CGGTCGACATGCCCCGCGTGCAGATGGGGCGCATGAGTGTCGACGCGCTGCTGGATTCGGTGCTGGGTCGGGGGCAGGCATCCGGCCCTCGTCTGCAGCAGCTGGCCGCCGAGCTCATGGTGAGGCAGTCATCCGGTGTGCCGCATGCCTCGGCGAAGGCGCCAACGGATGCCACAGAACTTCTAGACGCAGACGTCTAGAAACCCTTAATGAAGAGGAAGGAACACGATATGCGCATCAGCAAACGCACAGCGCTCATTTCCACCGTCGCCGTGCTCGCGCTCGCGATCACCGGCTGCACGGCGCCCAACTCGGGCTCGACCGGAGGAAAGACGGCCAAGGCGGGAGACGTGCCCGCAAAGCCGTCAGCCGCGGTCACCCTCAACATTCTCGATGTCGCCGGCGCTCAGAAAGAGGTCGGTGACATGGTCACCGACTATGTCAAGAAGCACTCCGACATCATCTCCTCCGTCACCTGGGAGAGCGGCGGCGCCCCCGACCTGGTCGGCACCATCAAACCCCAGGTCGACAGTGGCAATCTTCAGGTCGACCTCGTCTTCACCGGCAACGACGGGCTCTCCGCCGGCATCGGCCAGAACCTCTGGATTCCGATCGTCAAGGACTACGGTGACCGCCTCTCCAACCAGAAGAACTACATCGACCCGGCCGCGAAGATGCAGGCCCTGGCCGAGGGCTACGGCGCTGTCGTCTCGTACTACCCCTCGGGCCCGTTGCTGCAGTACAACCCTTCTGCGGTGAAGGACGTTCCGAAGAACCCGCAGGAGCTGCTGGCCTGGGCGAAGGCTCACCCGGGCAAGTTCGGTTACGCGCGCCCCGCCAACTCTGGCCCCGGTCGCACCTTCCTCATGGGTCTGCCGTACATGCTCGGCGACAAGGACCCGAAAGACCCGGTGAACGGCTGGGCCAAGACCTGGGCGTACCTCAAGGATCTGGGCCAGTACGTGTCGAATTACCCGACGGGCACCGGCCAGGTCATCACCAACATGGCCGACGGCACCTGGTCGATGATTCCCACCACCACGGGCTGGGACATCAACCCGCGCGCCACGGGAACCGAGCCGAAGAGCATCGAGGCCGCGGCGTTCGACAAGTTCACCTGGGTGACGGATGCGCACTACGCCGTCGTTCCGAAGGGCCAGTCTGCAGACAAGATGGCCGCGATTCTCGACCTGCTGCAGAACATGCTGACGCCGGAACAGAATGCCAAGGCCTACGACACCGGCTACTTCTACCCCGGCCCTGCCATCAAGGGTGCGACGCTCGACAAGGCGCCCGCGGCCAGCCAGCAGGTCATCAAGGACTTCGGTCGCGACTGGTATGACGCGCTCATCGAGAAGATGCCCAAGGAGACCCCGCTTTCGCCTGACGCACTCGTCAAGGCATTCGACGAATGGGACCGCACCGTCGGTGTCGGAAAGTACACGACGAAATAAATCATGACAATCTCAGCCTCCGCTTTCGATTCCCTCCAACTGAAGAATGTTGGGCGCAGTTTCGGTGGGCAGGATGCGCTGGTTGACCTCAACCTGACGATCCGGGCGGGCGAATTCATCGCCCTGCTCGGACCGTCGGGCTGCGGCAAGTCGACCGCGCTGAACTGCCTCGCCGGCCTGCTGCCCCTCACTCACGGCCAGATTCTTATCGATGACAAGCGCATCGACGTGCTTCCCGCAGAGAAGCGCGACTTCGGAATGGTCTTTCAGAACTATGCGCTGTTCCCGCACCTCTCGGTGCAGAAGAACATCGCCTTCGGCCTGCAGATGCGCGGCGTGCCGCGCCCCGAGGTCACCCGACGCGTCGCCGAGGCGCTCGCCCTGGTAAAGCTCGAGCAGCATGCCAAAAAACTGCCCGGCCAGCTCTCGGGCGGCCAGCAGCAGCGCGTGGCGATAGCCCGCGCCGTGGTGCTCGAGCCTCGGCTCGTGCTCATGGACGAGCCGCTGTCGAACCTCGACGCCAAGCTGCGCCTGGAGATGCGCACCGAGATTCGACGGCTGCACCAGTCGCTCGGGCTCACCACCGTCTATGTCACGCACGACCAGGAGGAGGCGCTGTCTCTGGCGGATCGCCTCGTGGTGCTTCGTGACGGTCGGGTGCAGCAGGTCGGCACTCCCCAGGAACTGCACAACAACCCCGCCAACTGGCACGTCGCCGACTTCATGGGCTACCGCAACCTGCTCGATCTCACCGTCGACTCGGTGAACGGGGCCGAGGCGCGGGTCTCCGGTCGCGGGTTGAGTCTCACCGGTCACGTTGCTCATCACGCCAACGCGGGCGACGCCGTGCGGGTCGCGATTCGCCCGCATGACCTGGTTGTCGTGCCGCCCGGCGCATCCGCCCCCGCACTCAACACGATCGAGGCCACGGTCAACGTCGTCGAGTACCAGGGCCGCGAATTCGCGGTCGAGGTGGCGACGGATGCCGGGCAGAATCTGTTCGTGCACGCCGAGGTGGCTCCTGTGCCCGGGGATCGGGTCACGCTCGCGGTCGACGCTGCCCGGGTGCTCATCTACCAGGCCGACCTCGACGCCGAGACGCTTTCCGCGGATGCCGGCGCGCGGCCAGCGCTGACCACGGTGCCGTGATGACCTCGACCATCCAGAGCCGCTCGGGCACGAAGAGCACCGCGAGTCTGGCGCACCGACTGGCCGAGCGTGGCATCGACAGCAGGCTGTGGCTGCTTGTGCCGGCCGTGGTGTTCATTCTCGCGCTGTTCGTGTACCCGTTCGCCTACGGCATCGGGCTCACCTTTCAGCCCATCGAGCGCACAGCAACCCAGTGGGGTGGCGGCGCGTTCGCGAACTACGTGGCGTTCTTCAAGGATCCGTTCACCTTCGAATCGGTGTGGCTCACGATGCGGCTCGCGCTGCCTGCCGCGTTGTTCAACGTGATCATCTCGATCCCGCTGGCGTTCAAGCTGCGCCACAAGTTTCGGGGCAAACGCTTCCTCTCCACGCTGCTCGTGCTGCCGATCACGCTGGGCACGGTGCTCACCGCGCAGGGTCTGTTGATCTTTGCCGGGCGGCAGGGCTGGCTCAACCGCTTCCTGCTCGATGCGCACATCATCGACCAGCCGCTTCAGCTCGTGAACAACTACCTCGGCGTGATGTTCTCGCTCATCATCTCGGGGTTTCCGTTCGCGTTCCTGCTGGTCTCCTCCTATCTCTCCGGCATCGACCCGTCGCTCGAGGCGGCGGCGAAGACACTCGGGGCGAACTGGAAGCAGCGGTTCCGGCGGGTCACGCTTCCGCTGCTGGCGCCGGGGCTGGCGACCACCTTCATCCTCACCTTCGTGCTCGCGTTCAGCGTGTTTCCGTCGGCCAGGCTCGTCGGTGACCCCGGCGGTGCCACGCGTGTGATGGCGCTCATGGCGTATCGCTCGTTCGGTGAGCAGCAGAACTACAGCATGGCATCCACCATCGCGATCATGATGGGGGTGGTCGAGCTCATCGTCATCGCGGTGGTGCTGCTCGGGCGCTCCTTCCTCTATAAGGGTTCAACGGGAGGGAAGGGCTGATGGCCGATACAACACTCACCGACAATCGACTGGCCATTGCTGCAGACCAGTTGCCGCACGCGCCCGGTCGCAAGCCGAAGAAGAAGCGCCCCGACAGGCTGCCGGGGGAGAAGGCGCTCGTCGCCTCGCCGGGAACCTGGTTCGTCTGGGCCGGAATCGTGGTGTTCTTCCTCTTCCTGTTCGGCATTCTCATCAGCGTGCTGGTGGACTCCTTCGGCAAGTCGTGGTTCACGACCTGGCTGCCGCAGGAATTCTCCGCCGACTGGTACTCGCAGGCGTGGAACAGCTTCGACCTCGGCCACGTGATAGGCGTGACGCTGCTCGTGGCGTTCAGCGTCGTGATCATCTCGATAGTGGTGGGGGTGCCCGCCTCGTACGTGCTCGCCCGCAGCAACTTTCCGTTCAAGCGACTGGTCATGGGCCTGTTCCTACTGCCCGTGCTGATTCCGCCGATCACCTTCGGCATTCCGCTGGCGACGGTCATGTACAACTTCGGGCTCGGGCGCACGGTGCTCGCCGTCATCCTGGTGAACCTGGTGCCGTCCGTGCCGTTCGTGATCATCACCATGACGCCGTTCATCGAGCAGATCAATCCCTCCATCGAGAACGCGGCACGCATGTGCGGTGCGGGCATGCGCCAGGTATTCGTGCGGGTTCTCGGCCCGTTGCTGGTTCCCGGTATTCTGGCCGCGGGCATCCTCGTGCTGGTGCGCACCGTCGGCATGTTCGACCTGACGTTCCTCGTCTCCGGGCCGCCATCTGACACGCTGGTTGTGGCGATCTACCGGGCCATGACCTCGGCCGGCGGGGCGGAGCCGCGGGCGCTGGTATCGGCGATGGCCGTGATGTACACGGTCATGATGCTGATCATTCTCATCATTGCCCTGCGGTTCATCAATCCAACCCAGCTCGTCGCCCGCGTGAAGGATTCCAAGGACGACTGAATGGAGCATCACCTGTGAGCACCCCACGCCTGTCGGCGGCCACGCTTGCCGACATGTCGGTTGAGGAGAGGTCGAGGAACGAGGCCTCGTCTCGAAACCCGCAGAAGTCCGGCCCACTCGTCGATCCTGCGGCGCTCTCGATCGGCATCGTGCACTTCGGCATCGGGGCGTTCCACCGCGCCCACCAGGCCGTGTTCACGGAAGACGCGGCAGCGGCATCCGGTGACACCCGCTGGGGAATCCTGGGCGTCACGGGCCGCAGCGACACGGTCGTGCGCCAGTTGCAGCCGCAGGACTGTCTCTACGGCGTGCTCGAGCGGGGGGCGGATGCGACGAGCCTGCGTCTCATCGGATCGGTGCGCGATGTCGCGTGGCCCGGTCGCGACTCGGAGCGCGTGGTTGAGCAACTCGCCAGCCCGACCACGCACGTGGCGACCCTCACCATTACGGAGAAGGGATACTTGCGCGGGGCAGACGGCGAGCTCGACCTGAGCCTGGGCTCGGTGCGCCACGATGTTGCGGTTCTCGGGCGGGAGCTGGCGGGGGAGAGCGAACTGCCGGCGTCGCTGACCCCGCTGGGTCTGCTGGTGCGCGGGCTGGCGCGACGCTTCCGCAGTGGCGGTGAGCCGTTCACCGTCGTGGCCTGCGACAACCTCGTCGACAACGGCCCCACCACGCGCCGCCTCGTGCAGGGCTTCGCCGCCGCGGCCACGCCGGTTGAGGAGGATGCGACCAAGGAGCATCCGTCTCGAAACCAGCACCAGCACCCCTTCGCAGCCTGGCTCGCGGCATCCGTCACCTTCCCTTCCACGATGGTCGATCGCATCGCGCCGGCCACCACCGAAGGCGATCGCGCGCTCGCCGAAGAGATCCTCG
It encodes:
- a CDS encoding ABC transporter ATP-binding protein, producing MTISASAFDSLQLKNVGRSFGGQDALVDLNLTIRAGEFIALLGPSGCGKSTALNCLAGLLPLTHGQILIDDKRIDVLPAEKRDFGMVFQNYALFPHLSVQKNIAFGLQMRGVPRPEVTRRVAEALALVKLEQHAKKLPGQLSGGQQQRVAIARAVVLEPRLVLMDEPLSNLDAKLRLEMRTEIRRLHQSLGLTTVYVTHDQEEALSLADRLVVLRDGRVQQVGTPQELHNNPANWHVADFMGYRNLLDLTVDSVNGAEARVSGRGLSLTGHVAHHANAGDAVRVAIRPHDLVVVPPGASAPALNTIEATVNVVEYQGREFAVEVATDAGQNLFVHAEVAPVPGDRVTLAVDAARVLIYQADLDAETLSADAGARPALTTVP
- a CDS encoding extracellular solute-binding protein, whose translation is MRISKRTALISTVAVLALAITGCTAPNSGSTGGKTAKAGDVPAKPSAAVTLNILDVAGAQKEVGDMVTDYVKKHSDIISSVTWESGGAPDLVGTIKPQVDSGNLQVDLVFTGNDGLSAGIGQNLWIPIVKDYGDRLSNQKNYIDPAAKMQALAEGYGAVVSYYPSGPLLQYNPSAVKDVPKNPQELLAWAKAHPGKFGYARPANSGPGRTFLMGLPYMLGDKDPKDPVNGWAKTWAYLKDLGQYVSNYPTGTGQVITNMADGTWSMIPTTTGWDINPRATGTEPKSIEAAAFDKFTWVTDAHYAVVPKGQSADKMAAILDLLQNMLTPEQNAKAYDTGYFYPGPAIKGATLDKAPAASQQVIKDFGRDWYDALIEKMPKETPLSPDALVKAFDEWDRTVGVGKYTTK
- a CDS encoding ABC transporter permease — translated: MADTTLTDNRLAIAADQLPHAPGRKPKKKRPDRLPGEKALVASPGTWFVWAGIVVFFLFLFGILISVLVDSFGKSWFTTWLPQEFSADWYSQAWNSFDLGHVIGVTLLVAFSVVIISIVVGVPASYVLARSNFPFKRLVMGLFLLPVLIPPITFGIPLATVMYNFGLGRTVLAVILVNLVPSVPFVIITMTPFIEQINPSIENAARMCGAGMRQVFVRVLGPLLVPGILAAGILVLVRTVGMFDLTFLVSGPPSDTLVVAIYRAMTSAGGAEPRALVSAMAVMYTVMMLIILIIALRFINPTQLVARVKDSKDD
- a CDS encoding mannitol dehydrogenase family protein, producing MSTPRLSAATLADMSVEERSRNEASSRNPQKSGPLVDPAALSIGIVHFGIGAFHRAHQAVFTEDAAAASGDTRWGILGVTGRSDTVVRQLQPQDCLYGVLERGADATSLRLIGSVRDVAWPGRDSERVVEQLASPTTHVATLTITEKGYLRGADGELDLSLGSVRHDVAVLGRELAGESELPASLTPLGLLVRGLARRFRSGGEPFTVVACDNLVDNGPTTRRLVQGFAAAATPVEEDATKEHPSRNQHQHPFAAWLAASVTFPSTMVDRIAPATTEGDRALAEEILGLRDEALVVAEPFKQWVIEDDFAGPRPAWEQAGAILTSDVAAYERVKLRVLNGTHSMLAYLGALKGHDTIAQAVTDVALHDAVLRVLNDDILPTLQAPPGLDLEQYRDSVLQRFANPNLAHTTGQVGMDGSQKLPFRFVSTAADRMAAGHLPEGLAFALAAWISYIASTSDAGGPVLDDPLATRLQAAIGTSVSLAEHPDAAVDRLFAINEVFTAEVRASSAFRAAVVAALPQVRALTRPAG
- a CDS encoding ABC transporter permease — protein: MTSTIQSRSGTKSTASLAHRLAERGIDSRLWLLVPAVVFILALFVYPFAYGIGLTFQPIERTATQWGGGAFANYVAFFKDPFTFESVWLTMRLALPAALFNVIISIPLAFKLRHKFRGKRFLSTLLVLPITLGTVLTAQGLLIFAGRQGWLNRFLLDAHIIDQPLQLVNNYLGVMFSLIISGFPFAFLLVSSYLSGIDPSLEAAAKTLGANWKQRFRRVTLPLLAPGLATTFILTFVLAFSVFPSARLVGDPGGATRVMALMAYRSFGEQQNYSMASTIAIMMGVVELIVIAVVLLGRSFLYKGSTGGKG